From the genome of Perca flavescens isolate YP-PL-M2 chromosome 12, PFLA_1.0, whole genome shotgun sequence, one region includes:
- the LOC114564855 gene encoding serine/threonine-protein kinase WNK2-like, producing the protein MPSPVISSIPLSPVSWPHPPVLFLAVPCSTLPRIPAPFLELLACGLPVLPELPCQVVAEKGGPKMLRAGRQAGRQEKGEDKDLLNKN; encoded by the coding sequence TCATCTCTTCCATCCCCCTGTCTCCAGTTAGCTGGCCTCATCCTCCAGTCCTCTTCCTCGCGGTTCCCTGCTCCACACTACCTCGGATTCCAGCGCCCTTCCTCGAGCTCCTCGCCTGTGGTCTCCCCGTTCTCCCTGAGCTCCCTTGTCAGGTTGTAGCAGAGAAAGGCGGACCCAAAATGctgagagcaggcaggcaggcaggcaggcaggagaaaggTGAAGACAAGGATTTATTgaacaaaaactaa